From a single Flavobacteriales bacterium genomic region:
- a CDS encoding antibiotic biosynthesis monooxygenase, with protein sequence MTETQNNEATLATDDGATVVITHRIRAEQNAAYEAWLDEIGRVCRSFPGHLNWQSIRPIAGMTGTYTMVIRFNNRANLERWMYSDERKAFVARVRPLLASDDDYHISTGLDFWFTSASGTMHSPPRWKQAVVTFIALVPLVIMIPALLAPLFKLIGLEQMMIISAIGTAVIVILMAYVVMPNFTQLIRKWLYA encoded by the coding sequence ATGACAGAGACACAAAACAACGAAGCAACCTTAGCAACAGATGATGGTGCAACCGTTGTTATAACCCATCGCATTCGCGCAGAGCAGAACGCAGCGTACGAAGCATGGCTCGATGAGATCGGTCGCGTCTGTCGCAGTTTTCCGGGGCACTTGAATTGGCAGAGCATCAGGCCAATTGCAGGTATGACAGGCACGTATACGATGGTGATCCGGTTCAATAATCGCGCGAATTTGGAAAGGTGGATGTACTCCGATGAACGCAAAGCATTCGTAGCGCGGGTTCGTCCACTGCTGGCTTCGGATGACGACTACCACATTAGCACCGGTCTTGATTTTTGGTTCACGTCTGCCAGCGGAACCATGCATAGTCCACCACGCTGGAAGCAAGCCGTAGTTACGTTCATAGCACTGGTTCCGTTGGTGATCATGATACCCGCACTTTTGGCTCCTCTCTTCAAGCTGATTGGGCTTGAACAGATGATGATCATAAGCGCGATCGGCACCGCTGTGATCGTAATTCTAATGGCCTACGTGGTGATGCCGAACTTTACGCAGCTGATCAGGAAGTGGCTATACGCATGA
- a CDS encoding DinB family protein, with protein sequence MDRSHLIDQLARHGAVYRAFFTELTQAEITWKPAPDKWCSQEILCHLYDEEREDFHRRLEHVLTTPEAPLPPSNPVEWMATSNYMAKDFTTELHRFLEERKNTVAWLRTLENAAWNNIHEHPKVGAIIPELFLTNWVAHDLHHLRQLINLRYAYLKSISTVPLDYAGKW encoded by the coding sequence ATGGACCGCTCCCATCTAATTGACCAGCTCGCTCGGCACGGCGCCGTATACCGCGCGTTCTTCACTGAACTAACACAGGCGGAGATAACCTGGAAACCCGCACCCGATAAATGGTGTTCACAGGAGATCCTCTGTCATCTCTACGACGAAGAGCGGGAAGACTTTCACCGCAGGCTCGAACATGTATTGACAACACCCGAAGCACCGTTGCCACCAAGCAACCCGGTGGAATGGATGGCAACGAGCAATTACATGGCGAAAGACTTCACCACCGAATTACACCGCTTTTTAGAGGAGCGAAAGAATACTGTTGCATGGTTGCGCACGTTGGAGAACGCAGCATGGAATAATATACATGAACACCCAAAGGTCGGTGCGATAATACCCGAATTATTCCTGACCAACTGGGTAGCACACGACCTGCATCATTTGCGTCAACTGATCAACTTACGGTATGCTTACTTGAAGTCCATCAGCACGGTACCGTTGGATTACGCCGGAAAGTGGTAG
- a CDS encoding MmcQ/YjbR family DNA-binding protein, with amino-acid sequence MDAQTAREMALDMPGTAEKEHFGRPSYSVKKKIYMTLWIDDGRAVMKLTVDQQTSLHEEYPDAFAPVPNKWGGHGWTNVFYDHINERLFRYAMDLAWRNVAPKWIIPTRQAPPKG; translated from the coding sequence ATGGACGCACAGACCGCACGAGAAATGGCATTGGACATGCCCGGCACCGCAGAGAAAGAACACTTCGGAAGGCCCAGCTATAGTGTCAAGAAGAAGATATACATGACCCTATGGATCGATGATGGTCGGGCCGTAATGAAGTTGACGGTGGATCAACAAACGAGTTTGCATGAAGAATACCCCGATGCCTTTGCACCTGTACCCAATAAATGGGGTGGCCACGGTTGGACGAATGTTTTTTACGACCACATCAACGAGCGTTTGTTCCGTTACGCCATGGACCTTGCTTGGCGCAATGTGGCACCGAAGTGGATCATTCCTACGCGGCAAGCACCGCCTAAAGGTTAA
- a CDS encoding outer membrane beta-barrel protein, which translates to MRHLLLPSVTLLVFALLAGPVSFAQSNKRGTVHISLSGSAGFFSTKFDQEFINSGVLIKKRSTTDGTVARTIPLDFQFGITNLLSVGLYFEYGGFNDLNYGSYIDFASDTLISNSNQVSGRFIDTLASNSNKLYALGLSPRFYIMNKYRFNWMVGPEFGITVLKFTDVAVGFDNKKFADVHAGLHFRLATGVSYYFGKHFGLQAQVRYGMLGVKWRDRDPENTIFDSLDYASKFSASGVQVGLGITVRLGK; encoded by the coding sequence ATGCGCCATCTTCTTTTGCCTTCCGTAACTCTACTTGTGTTCGCCTTATTGGCCGGCCCGGTGTCGTTCGCGCAATCGAATAAGAGAGGTACCGTTCATATCTCTCTGAGTGGTTCTGCAGGTTTTTTTTCTACCAAGTTTGACCAAGAATTCATCAACAGCGGAGTGCTTATCAAAAAACGATCAACTACGGATGGCACTGTGGCCCGGACCATTCCGCTGGATTTTCAGTTCGGGATCACGAACCTGCTAAGTGTTGGACTATACTTTGAATATGGTGGTTTCAATGATCTCAACTATGGTAGTTATATCGACTTTGCTAGCGACACGCTGATCTCCAATTCAAACCAAGTGTCCGGTAGGTTCATCGATACGCTCGCTTCCAATTCGAACAAACTATATGCCTTAGGGCTATCGCCGCGCTTCTACATCATGAACAAATACCGGTTCAACTGGATGGTAGGTCCGGAGTTTGGCATTACGGTCCTGAAATTTACCGATGTAGCAGTGGGTTTCGACAATAAGAAATTCGCAGATGTTCATGCTGGTCTTCACTTTCGATTAGCGACCGGCGTAAGCTACTATTTCGGGAAGCATTTCGGATTGCAAGCGCAGGTGCGTTACGGCATGCTTGGTGTGAAATGGCGTGATCGTGATCCAGAAAATACGATCTTTGATAGTCTGGACTACGCATCCAAATTCTCCGCTAGTGGGGTGCAAGTAGGGTTGGGTATAACAGTACGCTTGGGTAAGTGA
- a CDS encoding alkylphosphonate utilization protein: MTDTPPCPQCKSAFAYPTGQSLMCPECGHEWNPDEIAAENAPMVVKDANGNVLQNGDDVVMVKDLQVKGAPKALKAGTKVRGIRLVEGDHNIDCRIDGFGAMALKSEFVKKA, encoded by the coding sequence ATGACCGATACACCTCCATGCCCACAATGCAAGTCAGCATTCGCCTATCCAACAGGCCAGTCCTTGATGTGTCCCGAATGTGGCCACGAGTGGAACCCGGATGAAATTGCAGCTGAGAATGCTCCGATGGTCGTGAAGGACGCGAACGGTAATGTGTTGCAGAACGGCGACGACGTAGTAATGGTGAAAGACCTGCAAGTGAAAGGTGCACCGAAAGCACTGAAGGCGGGAACAAAAGTGCGAGGCATCCGCCTCGTGGAGGGCGACCACAATATCGATTGCAGGATAGATGGATTCGGCGCAATGGCCTTGAAAAGCGAGTTCGTGAAGAAGGCGTGA
- a CDS encoding methyltransferase domain-containing protein produces the protein MDDIKAAFEANRKLWNERTTHHIGSKFYDVDGFVAGKSSLTDIELELLGDVEGKRILHLQCHFGQDTLSLARMGALVTGLDISEKALEEAQLLTERCGLEAEWVLSNVIDHRPELDGKFDVVYTSYGTIGWIPDLKPWAANIKRYLKPGGRLVFVEFHPVVWMFDDDFTAITYSYFNRELIVEEEERSYTERELPIKLPSYSWNHDLGELMTALLDQGFIIDRFNELDGSPFDCFSNSIKGDDGKYRIKGMEGKLPMVYGLAAHI, from the coding sequence ATGGACGATATCAAAGCCGCTTTCGAAGCAAACCGCAAACTTTGGAACGAGCGCACTACCCACCACATAGGGTCAAAGTTCTATGATGTTGACGGATTCGTTGCCGGCAAGAGTTCCTTGACGGACATTGAGCTTGAGCTATTGGGAGATGTGGAGGGCAAACGGATCCTTCATCTGCAATGCCATTTCGGGCAGGACACGCTTTCGCTGGCACGCATGGGAGCGCTCGTCACCGGTCTGGATATATCTGAAAAGGCCTTGGAAGAAGCGCAACTGCTGACCGAACGGTGTGGCTTAGAAGCGGAATGGGTTTTGAGCAATGTGATCGATCATCGGCCGGAATTGGATGGGAAATTCGATGTGGTCTACACGAGCTATGGAACCATTGGCTGGATCCCGGATCTGAAGCCGTGGGCAGCGAACATCAAGCGGTACTTGAAACCTGGCGGTCGGCTGGTGTTCGTGGAGTTCCATCCGGTGGTCTGGATGTTCGACGATGACTTTACGGCGATCACGTATTCCTACTTCAATCGCGAATTGATCGTGGAGGAGGAAGAGCGATCCTATACCGAACGCGAATTGCCGATCAAACTACCCTCCTATTCCTGGAACCATGATCTGGGAGAACTCATGACTGCATTACTGGACCAAGGGTTCATCATTGATCGATTCAACGAGTTGGATGGATCACCGTTCGATTGTTTCTCCAATTCGATCAAAGGCGATGACGGTAAGTACCGCATTAAAGGCATGGAGGGCAAATTGCCCATGGTCTACGGTCTCGCCGCGCATATCTGA
- a CDS encoding methyltransferase domain-containing protein: MAYTSYNTIGTEYDTTRKADPYLSERLFTLLGLPRSGHVLDVGCGTGNYTLELARTGLQLTGMDPSRTMLDQAMKKSAKVTWCIGTAENIPFADGTFKGAIGTLTTHHWSELEKGFREIHRVLRSGSKLVLFTSTPEQMRGYWLCHYFPRTMERSCAFMPTLEATLEGLQNAGFRHIVQESYVIRADHQDHFLYSAKDEPERYLDAEFRKGISTFSALSDPEELANGLARLEHDIASGEWMNVRANYTHDRGDYLFIAAQQ, from the coding sequence ATGGCCTATACGAGCTATAACACCATAGGCACAGAGTATGACACTACGCGCAAAGCGGACCCGTACCTAAGCGAGCGTTTGTTCACACTGCTGGGCTTACCTAGGTCAGGGCATGTGTTGGATGTTGGATGTGGAACGGGGAATTACACCCTTGAATTGGCGCGAACGGGATTGCAACTGACCGGCATGGATCCATCACGGACCATGTTGGATCAGGCGATGAAAAAATCAGCTAAGGTCACTTGGTGTATCGGAACAGCGGAGAACATTCCTTTTGCGGATGGCACCTTCAAAGGTGCGATCGGCACATTGACCACTCATCACTGGAGCGAGCTGGAAAAAGGGTTTCGCGAGATCCATCGTGTGTTGAGATCAGGAAGTAAACTGGTGCTGTTCACTTCGACTCCCGAGCAGATGCGTGGCTATTGGCTCTGTCATTATTTTCCGAGGACCATGGAACGTTCGTGTGCATTTATGCCCACGTTGGAAGCTACGTTGGAGGGGCTCCAAAATGCAGGGTTCAGACATATTGTACAAGAATCCTATGTCATACGGGCCGATCATCAAGATCACTTTTTATATTCAGCAAAGGACGAACCGGAGCGCTATTTGGATGCGGAATTCCGCAAGGGCATTTCAACCTTTAGTGCATTATCCGATCCCGAGGAATTAGCGAATGGCCTAGCCCGATTGGAACACGATATCGCAAGTGGAGAATGGATGAACGTGCGTGCGAACTACACACATGATCGCGGCGACTACCTCTTTATTGCAGCTCAACAATAA